One region of Erwinia tracheiphila genomic DNA includes:
- a CDS encoding type VI secretion system accessory protein TagJ → MCSLNQLMSGVSLAETLNRVENEIKSRTADADLRATFVQLLCLDGNWARALTQLKSWVALNPQAKSTVTLLEQAVQGEIQRTGVFAAGSQPRMPGEAFSWAGCLLAALAADGTGEHEKAAALRAVAFEAATVNPGRVKQENTEHERAVAWLMDGDGRLGPLCELIVNGHYTWLPFAAISELRFQPPASVTDLVWRHTLVRLIDGSEQVCQLPVRYPFDPAADDRIKLGSVTEWTPLDAAGEQFIGHGQKTWLSDENDFPLLGLDVLTFVEADDE, encoded by the coding sequence GTGTGTTCTCTTAACCAACTGATGTCCGGGGTCTCACTGGCGGAAACGCTGAACCGGGTGGAAAACGAGATCAAAAGCCGCACGGCCGATGCTGACCTGCGGGCCACCTTTGTGCAGCTTCTTTGTCTGGACGGAAACTGGGCGCGGGCGCTCACCCAGCTAAAGTCATGGGTGGCACTAAATCCGCAGGCAAAATCGACGGTCACCCTGCTGGAACAGGCGGTCCAGGGTGAGATCCAGCGCACTGGCGTGTTTGCCGCCGGGTCCCAGCCGCGTATGCCGGGCGAGGCGTTTAGCTGGGCGGGGTGCCTGCTTGCCGCGCTGGCAGCGGACGGGACGGGCGAGCATGAAAAAGCCGCCGCGTTGCGCGCTGTTGCCTTTGAGGCGGCGACGGTAAATCCGGGCCGGGTAAAACAGGAAAATACCGAACATGAACGGGCGGTGGCCTGGCTGATGGATGGCGATGGTCGCCTCGGCCCGCTCTGCGAACTTATCGTCAACGGGCATTACACTTGGCTGCCGTTTGCCGCTATCAGCGAGCTGCGCTTTCAGCCGCCTGCCAGCGTCACCGATCTGGTGTGGCGTCATACGCTGGTCCGGTTGATCGACGGCAGTGAGCAGGTGTGCCAGCTCCCCGTGCGCTACCCGTTCGATCCGGCGGCGGATGACCGCATTAAACTTGGCAGCGTCACCGAATGGACACCGCTGGATGCCGCGGGCGAGCAGTTTATCGGCCACGGACAGAAAACCTGGCTGAGTGATGAAAACGATTTCCCGCTGCTGGGCCTTGATGTGCTGACCTTTGTGGAAGCCGACGATGAGTAA
- the tagH gene encoding type VI secretion system-associated FHA domain protein TagH, with translation MRFTIIANKPGHQPPQSSCDFQPPGGTIGRGVDNNLVLPDDDRTISRLQAIVHITAEGECRITNRGNVTLVHLNDIPLERGRQVDLQEGDILSIDEYRLQVSELASSLTPAPHPAPVAPPLVSAPAAIPSEIWDSLAEEFSISDSLSSRPKALQTSANPLTEGTAPDRNPVDPLAQFAVKPDSLNFDRRQQQPDTLFNNGELFNSDSIFDDSTPSTLITQPAARTPWPEPKKDELDPLALFGGGSAPAKMNSDDPLGLLGSALPLTPVEVPPARSRPQSASGQPYAVVPAGETYDSDFNLFGEHKMARQSDSALVQSPLFDEQPIASPLFEEPLAVSGHAAPMPTPASAPVIPLAEELPTAQTGYGGITLPTPQAVVRSTTPPPKGRLRIDPVANPVVQQGTAAASGGDALDGELLGALLGGMGLNDLQPTPRFDRGTMRELGQMFSMFSQGTVALLSSRSILKRGVKAEMTVILDEANNPFKLLPSGKSVLMQMFGSRMPGFMPPRQSVRDALVDLQAHQLGMIAGIRAIIASMLQSFNPQQLEEEARQEGVMSRLALPGSRKAALWERFTKRYGETAGEIEDDFHTLFGDAFLLCTDGFWHGLSPDHMQQSLHMVNTPDEWLTLMQEVIRKNDLHSQVSQDNYSAIAVWVGDPQDTTLLHSLSEAAQFFPLRD, from the coding sequence ATGCGATTTACGATAATAGCGAACAAGCCCGGCCATCAGCCGCCGCAGAGCAGCTGTGATTTCCAGCCGCCAGGCGGCACCATCGGACGTGGCGTGGATAATAATCTGGTGCTGCCGGACGATGACCGTACCATCTCCCGTCTGCAGGCCATCGTGCATATCACGGCGGAGGGGGAATGCCGCATTACCAATCGTGGCAACGTGACGCTGGTACACCTGAATGATATTCCGCTGGAGCGTGGGCGGCAGGTTGATCTGCAGGAAGGCGATATTCTCAGCATTGATGAATACCGCCTGCAGGTTAGTGAGCTTGCTTCCTCGCTGACGCCAGCACCCCATCCGGCACCGGTGGCCCCGCCGCTGGTGTCTGCTCCCGCTGCCATTCCCAGTGAAATCTGGGACAGCCTGGCGGAGGAGTTCTCAATCAGCGACAGCCTCTCCAGCCGCCCGAAAGCACTACAGACCAGCGCCAATCCACTGACGGAAGGCACCGCGCCGGATCGCAATCCGGTTGACCCGCTGGCCCAGTTTGCCGTGAAACCGGATTCGCTCAATTTTGACCGCCGCCAGCAGCAGCCGGATACGCTGTTTAACAACGGCGAACTGTTTAACAGTGACAGTATCTTTGATGACAGTACGCCCAGCACGCTGATTACGCAGCCTGCGGCCAGAACGCCGTGGCCAGAGCCAAAAAAAGATGAACTGGACCCGCTGGCCCTGTTTGGTGGGGGCAGTGCGCCAGCGAAGATGAACAGTGACGATCCGCTCGGCCTGTTGGGCAGCGCCCTGCCGCTGACGCCGGTCGAGGTTCCCCCTGCCCGGTCCCGACCGCAGTCTGCCAGTGGTCAGCCATATGCCGTTGTACCTGCTGGTGAAACGTATGACAGCGATTTCAACCTGTTTGGTGAGCATAAAATGGCTAGGCAGTCAGATTCAGCGCTGGTGCAGTCGCCGCTATTTGATGAGCAGCCGATAGCCTCTCCGTTATTCGAAGAGCCGCTGGCGGTGTCAGGTCATGCTGCACCGATGCCAACGCCGGCGAGCGCACCTGTGATCCCACTGGCTGAGGAACTGCCCACGGCGCAGACTGGCTACGGTGGTATTACGTTGCCGACGCCACAGGCGGTGGTGCGCAGCACCACGCCGCCACCGAAAGGACGTCTGCGTATCGATCCGGTTGCCAATCCGGTAGTGCAGCAGGGTACGGCAGCCGCTTCCGGGGGCGACGCGCTCGACGGTGAACTGCTGGGCGCGCTCCTCGGTGGTATGGGTCTGAACGATCTGCAACCCACCCCGCGTTTCGATCGCGGCACCATGCGGGAGCTGGGGCAGATGTTCAGTATGTTCTCGCAGGGTACCGTGGCGCTGCTCTCCTCACGTTCGATTCTCAAGCGCGGCGTGAAGGCAGAGATGACGGTGATCCTTGACGAGGCCAACAACCCGTTCAAGTTGTTGCCTTCCGGAAAATCAGTGCTGATGCAGATGTTTGGCAGCCGGATGCCGGGCTTCATGCCGCCGCGGCAGTCGGTACGCGATGCGCTGGTGGATCTGCAGGCACACCAGCTGGGGATGATCGCCGGGATCCGCGCGATCATTGCCTCCATGCTGCAATCCTTCAACCCGCAGCAGCTGGAAGAGGAAGCCCGGCAGGAGGGCGTGATGTCCCGACTTGCGCTGCCCGGCAGCCGCAAGGCCGCACTGTGGGAACGCTTCACCAAACGCTACGGCGAAACGGCCGGTGAAATTGAAGATGACTTCCACACCCTGTTCGGCGATGCTTTCCTGCTCTGCACCGATGGCTTCTGGCATGGCCTGTCGCCGGATCATATGCAGCAGTCGCTGCATATGGTTAACACCCCGGATGAATGGTTGACGCTGATGCAGGAGGTGATTCGCAAGAACGACCTCCACTCGCAGGTGAGCCAGGACAATTACAGCGCCATCGCCGTCTGGGTGGGCGATCCGCAGGACACCACGCTGCTCCATTCCCTGTCGGAAGCGGCCCAGTTTTTCCCTCTTCGTGATTAA
- a CDS encoding IS1 family transposase (programmed frameshift), whose protein sequence is MAKVDVVCPQCNEIHAVRCNGHSASGAQRYICKHCSKTFQLNFSYSGAKPDIHQTIVNMAMNGYRCRDTARVLGISLNTVLRHLKKFPPTQVAENIDPETEVVICCEAGEQWSYVRCKSNPRWLFYAYDRIRKRALAHVFGPRNAPTLRRLLALLSKFNIAFYMTDAWPVYKVRLSATGHVVSKKYTQRTERHNLNLRTHIKRLTRRTICFSKSEEMHNKIIGWYLTLHHYQ, encoded by the exons ATGGCTAAAGTTGATGTCGTCTGCCCTCAGTGCAATGAAATTCATGCTGTACGATGTAACGGACATTCAGCATCCGGTGCCCAACGTTACATCTGCAAGCATTGTTCAAAGACCTTTCAGCTCAACTTTAGCTACTCCGGTGCCAAACCAGACATACACCAGACCATTGTTAATATGGCCATGAATGGTTACAGATGTCGCGATACCGCACGGGTTCTCGGTATCAGCCTCAATACGGTTCTGCGGCACTTAAAAAAATTTC CGCCAACGCAGGTAGCTGAGAATATCGACCCCGAAACGGAGGTTGTTATCTGCTGTGAAGCCGGTGAACAATGGTCTTACGTGCGGTGTAAAAGCAATCCCCGGTGGTTGTTCTATGCTTATGACCGTATCCGCAAACGTGCTCTGGCCCACGTCTTCGGCCCGAGAAATGCCCCGACCCTGCGACGATTGCTGGCTCTGTTAAGCAAATTTAACATTGCCTTTTATATGACAGATGCCTGGCCGGTTTATAAAGTTCGGTTAAGTGCAACAGGCCACGTGGTGAGCAAGAAATATACCCAACGGACAGAACGACATAATCTTAATCTTCGCACACATATCAAACGACTGACCCGCAGAACAATTTGCTTTTCGAAGTCAGAGGAAATGCACAATAAGATCATCGGTTGGTATCTTACTCTTCATCATTATCAATAA
- the tssE gene encoding type VI secretion system baseplate subunit TssE has protein sequence MSNDFDSSQQGGGLLRGGFRHRNKQDALNARDKMQPSLLDRLTDNAPDKQQESVNSTVISHSALRRNVLRDLQWLFNSINNEAQQDLAPFPQVQRSAYNFGVAPLAGQRMSDIEWHDIQRKLTNSILHFEPRILPSGLQVRCVSDTSSLNLHNVLSIEIKGRLWCVPYPLEFMFRTELDLENGHFELKDVG, from the coding sequence ATGAGTAACGATTTTGATTCCTCGCAGCAGGGCGGCGGTCTGCTACGCGGCGGCTTTCGCCACCGTAATAAACAGGATGCGCTGAACGCCCGCGACAAGATGCAGCCCTCGCTGCTGGACCGGCTGACTGATAACGCCCCGGATAAGCAGCAGGAGTCGGTCAACAGTACAGTGATTTCACACAGCGCGCTGCGTCGCAACGTGCTGCGTGATTTGCAGTGGCTGTTTAACAGCATTAACAACGAAGCACAGCAGGACCTGGCCCCTTTTCCGCAGGTGCAGCGTTCTGCGTACAATTTCGGCGTCGCGCCGCTGGCCGGACAACGCATGTCGGATATCGAATGGCATGATATTCAGCGCAAGCTGACCAACTCGATTCTGCACTTTGAACCACGCATCCTGCCCAGCGGATTGCAGGTACGCTGTGTGTCGGACACCAGTTCACTGAATCTGCATAACGTTCTGTCGATTGAAATCAAGGGACGGCTGTGGTGCGTGCCTTATCCGCTGGAGTTCATGTTCCGCACCGAGCTGGACCTGGAAAACGGCCATTTTGAGCTGAAAGATGTAGGGTAA
- the tssC gene encoding type VI secretion system contractile sheath large subunit: MSNPSQQQQPQEQQGAWAGDEFSALLNKEFRPKTDSARSAVESAVKTLAQQALENTVTVSTDAYRTIQALIAEIDEKLSKQVNEIIHHDDFQKLEGAWRDLSYLVNNTETDEMLKIRFMSISKQELGRTLKRHKGVGWDQSPIFKKIYEEEYGQFGGEPFGCLVGDYYFDHSPQDVELLGEMARIGAASHCPLITGTAPGVMQMESWQELANPRDLTKIFQNSEYAAWRSLRESEDARYLGLVMPRFLSRLPYGIRTNPVDSFDFEEETDGANHSNYTWTNAAYAMAANINRSFKEYGWCTSIRGVESGGAVENLPCHTFPSDDGGVDMKCPTEIAISDRREAELAKNGFMPLVHRKNSDFAAFIGAQSLQKQAEYHDPDATANARLAARLPYLFACCRFAHYLKCIVRDKIGSFRERDEMERWLNDWVMNYVDGDPVNSSQETKSRKPLASAEVQVEEIEDNPGYYAAKFFLRPHYQLEGLTVSLRLVSKLPSLKADNA, from the coding sequence ATGAGCAACCCATCACAGCAGCAACAGCCGCAGGAACAGCAGGGTGCCTGGGCAGGGGATGAGTTCAGCGCGCTGCTGAACAAAGAATTCCGGCCAAAAACCGACTCTGCCCGCTCGGCAGTGGAAAGCGCGGTAAAAACGCTGGCCCAGCAGGCGCTGGAAAATACCGTCACTGTTTCCACCGATGCCTACCGCACTATTCAGGCGCTGATCGCAGAAATCGATGAGAAGCTTTCTAAACAGGTTAACGAGATTATCCACCACGATGATTTCCAGAAGCTGGAAGGTGCCTGGCGTGACCTGAGCTATCTGGTCAATAACACCGAAACCGACGAGATGCTGAAAATTCGCTTTATGAGCATCTCCAAACAGGAACTGGGCCGCACCCTGAAACGCCACAAAGGCGTGGGCTGGGACCAGAGCCCGATTTTCAAAAAAATCTACGAAGAAGAGTACGGCCAGTTCGGCGGCGAGCCGTTTGGCTGCCTGGTGGGCGATTACTACTTCGACCACAGCCCGCAGGATGTGGAACTGCTTGGCGAAATGGCGCGGATCGGTGCGGCTTCGCACTGCCCGCTTATCACCGGCACCGCGCCGGGTGTGATGCAAATGGAATCCTGGCAGGAGCTGGCTAACCCACGCGATTTGACCAAAATCTTCCAGAACAGCGAATACGCTGCCTGGCGCAGCCTGCGCGAATCAGAAGATGCCCGCTATCTGGGACTGGTAATGCCGCGTTTCCTGTCGCGCCTGCCATACGGCATTCGCACCAATCCGGTTGACAGCTTTGATTTCGAGGAAGAAACCGACGGCGCGAATCACAGCAACTACACCTGGACCAACGCGGCCTACGCGATGGCCGCCAACATCAACCGCTCCTTTAAAGAGTACGGCTGGTGCACCTCGATCCGCGGCGTGGAGTCGGGCGGGGCGGTAGAAAACCTGCCGTGTCATACCTTCCCAAGTGACGACGGCGGCGTGGATATGAAATGCCCGACCGAAATCGCCATCAGCGACCGCCGCGAAGCCGAACTGGCGAAAAACGGCTTTATGCCGCTGGTTCACCGCAAGAACTCTGACTTTGCGGCATTTATCGGCGCGCAGTCGTTGCAGAAACAGGCGGAATATCACGACCCGGATGCCACTGCGAACGCACGTCTGGCCGCGCGTCTGCCGTACCTGTTTGCCTGCTGTCGTTTTGCGCACTACCTGAAGTGCATTGTGCGTGACAAGATTGGTTCTTTCCGTGAACGCGATGAAATGGAGCGCTGGCTGAACGACTGGGTAATGAATTACGTCGATGGTGACCCGGTCAACTCTTCACAGGAAACCAAATCCCGCAAGCCGCTGGCTTCTGCTGAAGTGCAGGTGGAAGAGATTGAAGACAACCCCGGCTACTACGCGGCTAAGTTCTTCCTGCGCCCGCACTACCAGCTGGAAGGTCTGACCGTCTCGCTGCGGCTGGTGTCCAAATTGCCGTCGCTGAAAGCGGATAACGCCTGA
- a CDS encoding peptidoglycan-binding protein: MNISGSVGHNGRNNPADAKVVQKLLQKNGFPYLSDDGVFGPKTFEAIQAYQAKFLSQPDGVVDANGRTLRKLLAGNSQGSPSGHPQENRHLNTGRLTVSFGQVTFDAEGNDNPHSAFFSRHLHWPKRASGVTIGRGYDMGNRCKDTVYLDLTRAGVPGDQARVMSAGNRLVGASAERFVINSRNECGIITREAQASLFEFIYPQYVSRAMTVYLSKTAKFPERTAWDSLKKPIREIGS, encoded by the coding sequence ATGAATATTTCTGGCTCTGTTGGTCACAATGGGAGAAATAACCCTGCTGATGCGAAAGTGGTACAAAAGCTACTTCAGAAAAATGGATTTCCCTACCTGAGTGATGATGGTGTTTTCGGCCCTAAAACATTTGAAGCAATTCAAGCCTACCAGGCAAAGTTTCTTAGTCAGCCAGATGGCGTGGTTGATGCAAATGGAAGAACGTTGAGGAAGTTGTTGGCGGGAAACTCACAAGGGTCCCCCTCTGGCCACCCTCAGGAAAACCGTCATTTGAATACCGGGCGCCTGACGGTCAGTTTCGGGCAGGTTACATTTGATGCTGAGGGGAATGATAATCCGCATAGTGCGTTCTTTAGCCGTCATCTACACTGGCCGAAAAGGGCTTCAGGTGTCACTATCGGTAGGGGATATGATATGGGCAATCGCTGCAAAGATACGGTATATCTGGATCTTACACGTGCGGGTGTTCCTGGCGACCAGGCCAGAGTCATGTCCGCCGGCAACCGCTTAGTTGGCGCTTCAGCAGAACGATTTGTCATTAATAGTAGGAATGAATGCGGGATTATTACTCGTGAAGCTCAGGCATCTTTATTTGAGTTCATATATCCTCAATATGTTTCCAGGGCCATGACGGTCTATCTGTCAAAAACGGCTAAGTTTCCTGAAAGAACCGCATGGGATTCACTTAAAAAACCGATAAGAGAAATTGGGTCGTGA
- the tssB gene encoding type VI secretion system contractile sheath small subunit: MAVKSSGQKFIAHNRAPRVQIEYDVEIYGAERKIQLPFVMGVLADLVGKPVEGLPSVDERKFLEIDIDNFDERMKSLKPRVAFQADNTLTGEGRLNVDLTFNSMEDFSPDAVARNVEPLSKLLDARTQLSNLLTYMDGKNGAEELISKILQDPTLLKSLSHLPKQDDAAKGEEA; the protein is encoded by the coding sequence ATGGCAGTCAAATCCAGTGGGCAGAAATTTATCGCCCATAATCGCGCACCGCGTGTTCAGATCGAATATGACGTCGAGATCTACGGTGCGGAACGCAAAATCCAGCTGCCTTTTGTGATGGGCGTGCTGGCTGACCTGGTTGGTAAACCGGTTGAAGGGTTGCCATCCGTTGACGAACGCAAGTTCCTTGAAATTGATATCGACAATTTTGACGAGCGCATGAAGTCCCTGAAGCCACGCGTGGCATTCCAGGCGGACAACACGCTGACTGGCGAAGGCCGTCTGAACGTCGATCTGACATTTAACAGCATGGAAGACTTCTCTCCGGATGCGGTGGCGCGTAACGTCGAGCCACTGAGCAAACTGCTGGATGCCCGCACCCAGCTCTCTAACCTGCTGACCTATATGGACGGCAAAAACGGTGCGGAAGAACTGATCTCTAAAATTCTTCAGGACCCCACGCTGCTTAAATCTCTGAGCCATCTGCCAAAGCAGGATGATGCAGCCAAAGGTGAGGAGGCGTAA
- a CDS encoding Hcp family type VI secretion system effector: MAIDMFMKVDGVTGESKDSNHTGWTDITSFSWGATQPGNMAVGGGGAGKVNFNDLHVNALIDKSVTALLKNCASGKHLAKVEVSICKAGGTQVEYARITLEDVLVTTVNYNGSDNGDTLGMTYSFQASKVKQQYWEQSSSGGKGAESSAGWNIKENKEA, from the coding sequence ATGGCTATTGATATGTTTATGAAGGTTGACGGTGTGACTGGCGAGTCTAAAGACTCCAACCACACTGGCTGGACAGATATTACCTCTTTTTCCTGGGGCGCAACCCAGCCGGGCAATATGGCCGTTGGCGGCGGCGGCGCGGGTAAAGTGAATTTCAATGACCTGCACGTTAATGCCCTGATCGACAAATCCGTTACTGCGCTGCTGAAAAACTGCGCCAGCGGTAAGCACCTTGCCAAAGTGGAAGTGTCCATCTGTAAAGCGGGCGGTACTCAGGTTGAGTACGCACGCATTACTCTGGAAGACGTTCTGGTGACGACCGTTAATTACAACGGCTCCGACAACGGCGACACTCTGGGTATGACCTACTCATTCCAGGCCTCCAAAGTGAAACAGCAGTACTGGGAGCAAAGCTCTTCCGGCGGTAAAGGCGCAGAAAGCAGTGCCGGCTGGAATATTAAAGAGAATAAAGAAGCGTAA
- the tagF gene encoding type VI secretion system-associated protein TagF encodes MSQTPAIGWYGKLPSAGDFLKRRFPEMLWQQWTQWFQVGLMNWQKNDQQRPQGERQFGNAPVWNFVVPPMLGSQLVQMGCLLPACDNVGRQYPVCALVTFSPQNWSQPRLAMAGEWYQQLGRGLLHAVRNHYSAEQLDQMLLSMTLPPPAPPQDTKSDILDVIGHGDRPGNLSWRQVADCFDPQQYTSFWWTNQTDGYPLYTHVHSGNFTGQLFSMLFDPAAGSKPGRHGLYPPMFE; translated from the coding sequence ATGAGTCAGACACCTGCGATTGGCTGGTACGGGAAATTACCCAGTGCCGGTGACTTTCTTAAACGACGTTTCCCTGAGATGCTCTGGCAGCAGTGGACCCAGTGGTTTCAGGTGGGGCTGATGAACTGGCAAAAAAATGACCAGCAGCGCCCGCAAGGTGAAAGGCAGTTCGGTAATGCGCCGGTCTGGAATTTCGTGGTGCCGCCGATGCTGGGTAGCCAGCTGGTGCAAATGGGCTGCCTGCTTCCGGCGTGTGATAATGTCGGCAGGCAATATCCGGTCTGTGCGCTGGTGACTTTCTCGCCGCAGAACTGGAGCCAGCCGCGACTGGCGATGGCGGGCGAATGGTATCAGCAGCTGGGCCGTGGCCTGTTACATGCCGTACGCAATCACTACTCGGCGGAACAGCTTGACCAGATGTTGCTGAGTATGACGCTGCCGCCGCCAGCACCGCCGCAGGACACAAAATCGGACATTCTCGATGTTATCGGGCACGGCGACCGTCCCGGTAACCTGAGCTGGCGACAGGTCGCAGACTGCTTCGATCCACAGCAATACACTAGCTTCTGGTGGACCAACCAGACCGATGGCTACCCGCTGTATACCCATGTTCACAGCGGCAATTTTACCGGTCAGCTGTTTTCCATGCTGTTTGACCCGGCGGCTGGATCGAAACCCGGGCGTCACGGCCTCTATCCACCCATGTTTGAGTAA
- the tssA gene encoding type VI secretion system protein TssA — protein sequence MNIDVLLAPISPEHPCGENLEYDADYMAMDQACAGKAEQQFGDTIIPAEPADWNKVERLASGLLTRSKDLRVILALTRAWTQLRGLSGYADGLHLIQQSLLLYWEQLWPVLQEDGEHDPYYRINALAALSDKSALTLSMRQSPLLRSASDYLSLRDACALLDGSKSECPEFPGGFPRLTDELARGDQPGVVAILSISERLQTIQEILAGQLGESGVPEMDQLLKTVKTVAAACEATDLSALIPVAASTQTSRVGEMPQATAVAQKETNWRNVKPTSRADAQLMLEKVKQYFVQHEPSHPAPLMIDRVQRMIDMDFMDIIRDLAPDGVHQLENIFGRRDH from the coding sequence ATGAATATTGATGTGTTACTTGCGCCGATCTCCCCCGAGCATCCCTGTGGCGAAAACCTGGAATACGATGCTGACTACATGGCGATGGACCAGGCCTGCGCGGGTAAGGCGGAACAGCAGTTTGGCGACACCATTATTCCGGCGGAACCGGCTGACTGGAACAAGGTAGAGCGGCTGGCCAGCGGGCTGCTGACCCGCAGTAAAGATTTACGGGTGATACTGGCACTGACCCGTGCATGGACGCAGCTACGGGGCTTGTCCGGCTATGCCGATGGGCTGCATCTGATTCAGCAGTCGTTGCTGCTTTACTGGGAGCAGCTGTGGCCGGTGCTGCAGGAAGATGGAGAACACGACCCTTACTACCGCATCAATGCGCTGGCGGCCCTGAGCGACAAGTCAGCACTCACTTTGTCCATGCGGCAGTCACCGCTGTTGCGCAGTGCCTCTGATTACCTCTCCCTGCGCGATGCCTGCGCATTGCTGGACGGCAGCAAAAGCGAATGCCCGGAGTTTCCCGGCGGTTTTCCCCGCCTGACCGACGAGCTGGCACGGGGCGACCAGCCCGGCGTGGTCGCGATCCTCAGCATAAGTGAGCGGTTGCAAACTATTCAGGAAATCCTCGCTGGACAGCTTGGGGAAAGCGGCGTCCCGGAAATGGACCAGCTGCTGAAAACGGTGAAAACGGTTGCCGCCGCCTGTGAGGCAACCGACCTGTCCGCGCTGATCCCGGTAGCGGCCAGCACGCAAACCAGCCGCGTCGGGGAAATGCCGCAGGCAACCGCCGTCGCGCAAAAAGAAACGAACTGGCGCAACGTCAAACCGACGTCGCGCGCGGATGCCCAGCTGATGCTGGAAAAAGTAAAGCAGTACTTTGTACAGCATGAGCCAAGCCACCCGGCTCCGCTGATGATTGATCGCGTACAACGGATGATCGATATGGATTTTATGGACATTATCCGTGACCTTGCGCCGGACGGCGTCCACCAGCTGGAAAACATTTTCGGACGCCGCGACCACTAA